A region of the Williamwhitmania sp. genome:
CCGACTCTTCTAAACCCAATCCCTGCTGCTTTACCATACGAGCAACCTCAGATTGCTTGCTGATATTCATCAACTCTGCTGCAGTGGTTATACTTTCGGAACGTAAATTTTCAACCTCCTTTTGCAACTTTGTACTTTCACTTACAATGCGTTCTGTGCGATACCTATTTCCTATATACACCAAGGCCATGAATACCAAAAAAACAATGTAGGGAAGTTGCCCAGTTACGGCCTCCTTCGCTAACATACTTCCGGTCATAATATCCTTCAAAGGGTTTGATTTCTTCTTCGCCTTTTTAGATTCCTCCGGTTCTTTCTCAAACTCAACTTGCTCTTCTTTCCCTAACATATGGTCAAACCTTTTTTACTACCCGCATACGTGCACTGCGCGAACGCGAATTTTGCTGCTGCTCCTCTTCCGACGGTTCTATGGACTTGCGTGTAATTAGCACAAATGGCACAGTTGCCTTGCCAAAGAAATCCTTTTGGGTTACACCATCCACATTACCAGCCTTCATGTAGTTCTTAACGAGCCTATCCTCGAGCGAATGGTAGGTAATAACCACCAACCTACCGTCATGCTCCAATATTTTTCCAGTCTGCTCCAGCATCAAGGCTAAGCTATCCAGCTCACCGTTTACCTCTATTCTTATTGCCTGAAATACCTTTGCCAAAAATTTGTTAGCATTCATTCTGGGGGTTGCTGGTTCCAGCACCTTCATCAACTCCTCTATGGTGGCTATGTAGCCCATCCCCCGTCCTTCAACAATAAGGTGAGCCACTCGCCTCGGGTTTTCAACCTCGCCGTATTCCTTCAAAATATAGGTGAGGTTCTCCACCGTGTAACCATTGACCACATCCTTTGCCGACACCAAGGCTTCTGGATTCATGCGCATATCAAGCGCTCCCGAAAATCGGAATGAAAAGCCACGTTCTGGAGTATCGATATGGTGAGAGGAGATACCAAGATCGGCAAGAATACCATTCACCCGTTCCACTCCATGGTAGCGGAGAAAACCGCGCATGAACTTGAAATTCCCACGAATTAGCGTTAGGCGTTTGTCATTGGGCTTATTGGCAATGGCATCAGAGTCTTGATCGAACGCGTATAGCCTGCCCTTGCGGCCCAACCTCTTCAATATTTCGGCCGAGTGACCGCCACCTCCAAACGTTAGGTCTACATAAGTGCCATCAGGCTTTATGTCAAGAGCGTCCACGCTCTCCTTCAAAAGAACCGGAACATGGTAGCTCATAGGGCAATTTTATTGATTTAAACCTCCAAGAATTGTTTCGGCAAGGGTTGCAAAATCCTGTTCGGCCTGTCTCACTCCTTCGTAGCGCTCTCTATCCCAAATCTCAACCTTTCCGTCTTGACCAGCCAGCACCAACTCCTTTCCTGCTTCAATAAGTTCCAGCAGTCGCTTCGGTAATAATAGCCTTCCACCGGCATCCATCTGCACCTCAGCAGTCCCTCTAAAAAACTCCCGCAAAAAAGTATTGTGCTGCTTGTTGTATGGATTTACACTCTCCTTAATCAAGCGGCATTGACGCTCCCACTCCTCTCCGGGGTAAAGCACCAGGCACTTCTCAAAAATATCCTTCTTGACAACAAATTGATCAGGCGTTGACGATGAGGCAAGCTGCTTCTTAAAGGCAGCTGGGAGTAACACCCTGCCCTTTTCGTCAGCCTTGCATACATAATCACCTATAAATGTTGCCATTGTTTCTTATATACTTAGAAAGTAAAACTACGACAAAAATATCCACTTTCTCACACATTCTCCCACTTTTCCCCACATTGTTGATAACTTTTTGTCCCACTGAAACTGCTGATTAGTAAGCGTGAATATCTAAAGACCTTTGTTTACTTGCCATTGAGAATATGTGAAACATCCAAAGAGAAAAATTTTAACTTTGTTGGCTAAACAATATAATTTATGAGTCAAATCTTTGAAGGCGAGCCAAAAAAAGGGGTGGAAGAGGTAAAATTCCTTGACGTGGAAGAGATTATCAAAAAGAAAAACCCTAAGCTACTCAAACTTCTACCTGGTTTTTTGATTCGATACCTCAAGCGCGTGATCCATCAGGATGATCTTAATGGCATTCTGCAACGCCATGGCCACCTTCATGGAATTGATTTTGTGAACGGCTCCTTGGCCGATATGGGTATAACCTATACTGTTTATGGCCTTGAGAATATTAACCCCGATGGTCGTTACATTTTTGTTTCAAACCACCCTCTTGGGGGGCTAGATGGTCTTGTCTTCATGAGCGAACTACGAAAACACTACTCCGATATTCGGTTTGTGGTGAACGATCTGCTGATGAACGTAAGGCAGCTGCGCGAGCTGTTTATTCCGGTTAATAAACTCGGTGGACAGACTACCAGCTATGCAAAGGCCATTGAAGAAACATACGCCTCCGAGGCTCAGGTGCTATACTTCCCCGCAGGATTATGCTCCCGAAAGGTAAAGGGTCAGATCCTTGATCTAGAATGGAAAAAGAACTTCGTGAGCAAGGCTGTTAAGCACCACCGCGATATAGTACCGGTTTTCTTCTCCGGTCGAAATTCCAACTTCTTCTACAACCTTGCAAATTTTCGTAAACTTTTGGGGGCCAAGGCGAACATAGAAATGCTTTACCTTGTTGATGAAATGTTTAAGCAACGGGGAAAGAAACTTTCGTTGGTTATAGGTAAGCCCATACCTTACCAAACATTTTCCAGTGAAAAGTCGGCCCAAGAATGGACTAACTGGATAAGAGAAAAGGCTTATGGCCTTGCAAATACGCAACCAAAATGAACCTAACTTACAATTTATAAGCATTAACCAAGCATTTGAATGGGTTGATTTTATTGCGCGATATAAACTTTACATGAATTTTTAACCCTCAATTGCACAAGGCCTACAAAAAATATGTAGGTTTAAAAAAATAATTTCTATGGAACCGATTATCCCACCAGTAGACAAAATGCTGATAATAAAGGAGCTGACGCGGGAGAAATTTTTGCGCAGAACCAATAATGGTGGCAACAAGCTATACATTGTAACGGCACACGATTCGCCCAACATTATGCTGGAGATTGGCCGGCTGCGGGAACTCTCCTTCAGAGCAGCCGGTGGTGGCACTGGCAAGAGTATCGACGTTGACCCGTTCGATTCAAGCGAAAATCCATACAAGCAGCTCATAGTTTGGGACCCTAAGGATAAGGAGATTCTTGGAGGCTACCGCTACCACGTATTGAGTAGTAAGCATGATCAGATGAACATTGCCACCTCCGAACTTTTTCAATTTTCCGACAAGTTTCAGGAGGAGTATCTGCCCCACATGATTGAGTTGGGCCGTTCATTTGTTCAGCCAAACTACCAAAGCACCGGGCGTATAGGAAAAGGCATTTGGGCATTGGATAACCTATGGGATGGCATTGGTGCCCTAGTGGTGGTTTACCCCGAAATTAAATACTTCTTTGGTAAGGTTACAATGTACCGCTCCTACCACATGGAGGCCCGCAACTACATTCTATATTTTCTCGAAAAATACTTTGCCGATCACGAAAACTTGGTTATCC
Encoded here:
- the rsmH gene encoding 16S rRNA (cytosine(1402)-N(4))-methyltransferase RsmH, whose protein sequence is MSYHVPVLLKESVDALDIKPDGTYVDLTFGGGGHSAEILKRLGRKGRLYAFDQDSDAIANKPNDKRLTLIRGNFKFMRGFLRYHGVERVNGILADLGISSHHIDTPERGFSFRFSGALDMRMNPEALVSAKDVVNGYTVENLTYILKEYGEVENPRRVAHLIVEGRGMGYIATIEELMKVLEPATPRMNANKFLAKVFQAIRIEVNGELDSLALMLEQTGKILEHDGRLVVITYHSLEDRLVKNYMKAGNVDGVTQKDFFGKATVPFVLITRKSIEPSEEEQQQNSRSRSARMRVVKKV
- a CDS encoding GNAT family N-acyltransferase — translated: MEPIIPPVDKMLIIKELTREKFLRRTNNGGNKLYIVTAHDSPNIMLEIGRLRELSFRAAGGGTGKSIDVDPFDSSENPYKQLIVWDPKDKEILGGYRYHVLSSKHDQMNIATSELFQFSDKFQEEYLPHMIELGRSFVQPNYQSTGRIGKGIWALDNLWDGIGALVVVYPEIKYFFGKVTMYRSYHMEARNYILYFLEKYFADHENLVIPLHPLELNIDREGMAKVFVGKTYEEDYKILSKTVRGLGENIPPLINAYMNLSPSMKSFGTVLNPHFGDVEETGILITINDIYLKKVERHIKTFFRRPRLLRPRQRPLLND
- a CDS encoding 1-acyl-sn-glycerol-3-phosphate acyltransferase; protein product: MSQIFEGEPKKGVEEVKFLDVEEIIKKKNPKLLKLLPGFLIRYLKRVIHQDDLNGILQRHGHLHGIDFVNGSLADMGITYTVYGLENINPDGRYIFVSNHPLGGLDGLVFMSELRKHYSDIRFVVNDLLMNVRQLRELFIPVNKLGGQTTSYAKAIEETYASEAQVLYFPAGLCSRKVKGQILDLEWKKNFVSKAVKHHRDIVPVFFSGRNSNFFYNLANFRKLLGAKANIEMLYLVDEMFKQRGKKLSLVIGKPIPYQTFSSEKSAQEWTNWIREKAYGLANTQPK
- a CDS encoding FtsL-like putative cell division protein; the encoded protein is MLGKEEQVEFEKEPEESKKAKKKSNPLKDIMTGSMLAKEAVTGQLPYIVFLVFMALVYIGNRYRTERIVSESTKLQKEVENLRSESITTAAELMNISKQSEVARMVKQQGLGLEESVKPPQIIKKSVW